The window CCCGCTGGTGTCGTTCCTCGAGCGGATCATCCCGCGGTGGGCGGCGATCACGATCGTCGTGGTGGGCGTCCTCGGGGTGTTCGCCGCCGTCGTGTTCGCGGTCGTCCCGATCCTGGTCGAGCAGGCGACGAACCTGATCCAGAACTTCCCCGAGGTCGTCGACGACATCTCGAAGCAGCAGTGGGTGCAGGACCTGTCGAAGCAGTTCGCCGGGTCGTTCGACATCGACCACGCCCTCGAGTCCGTGCAGTCGTTCGTCGAGAACCCGGGCAACCTGCTGAGCGTCGGCGGCGGGATCCTGGCGGTCGGCAGCGGCATCCTGTCCGGGCTCACCGGCGTCCTCATCGTCCTCATCCTGATGCTCTACTTCCTCGCGTCGATGCGGGGGATGAAGCGTGCGGCGTACCGGTTCGTGCCGGCGTCCCGCCGTGAGAACTTCATCGACGTCAGCGAGCAGATCACCCAGGCGGTCGGTCGGTACGTCGTCGGACAGGTGTCGCAAGCGCTCATCAACGGCATCCTGAGCCTGGTGTTCCTGCTCATCATCGGTGCGCCGCTGCCGGTGCTGCTGGCGTCGTTCGCGTTCCTCGGGTCGCTCATCCCGCTCGTCGGCACCCTCGGCGCCGCGGTCGTGATCTCGCTGCTCTGCCTGTTCGCGTCGCCCGCGACCGCCCTCGCCGCGGCGATCTACTACCTCGTCTACATGCAGGTCGAGGCGTACCTCATCTCGCCGCGCATCATGTCGCGGGCCGTGCAGGTGCCCGGTGCCCTCGTGGTCATCGCCGCGGTGGCCGGCGGCACGATCGGCGGCGTGCTCGGTGCCCTGGTCGCCCTGCCCGTCGCCGCGTCGGTCATCATCATCGT of the Curtobacterium sp. TC1 genome contains:
- a CDS encoding AI-2E family transporter — translated: MTFEVTRGGTGVRVNAFRIGFMGAIGVLVALLAGTIIGELSTVLVYIGVALFLALGIDPLVSFLERIIPRWAAITIVVVGVLGVFAAVVFAVVPILVEQATNLIQNFPEVVDDISKQQWVQDLSKQFAGSFDIDHALESVQSFVENPGNLLSVGGGILAVGSGILSGLTGVLIVLILMLYFLASMRGMKRAAYRFVPASRRENFIDVSEQITQAVGRYVVGQVSQALINGILSLVFLLIIGAPLPVLLASFAFLGSLIPLVGTLGAAVVISLLCLFASPATALAAAIYYLVYMQVEAYLISPRIMSRAVQVPGALVVIAAVAGGTIGGVLGALVALPVAASVIIIVQKVIYPRQELA